A single region of the Novosphingobium sp. genome encodes:
- a CDS encoding proline iminopeptidase-family hydrolase, giving the protein MNITRRNILASSAVASAALLGRVPALANSSPAISSDVGVQWVTLSNGHRVWTQKLGKGPKKVLLLHGGPGFSHDYMDCFSDFLPQAGYEMYFYDQLGCGKSDRPEDTSLWTLPRYLEEVEEVRQALGLDRFILVGHSWGGILGIEYALKYGAHLEGFVLSSMTASFADFAAYTETLKGTLPPAIRDQLATLEKAGKADSDEYGSILQRELYTRYICRLSPWPSGLQHSFDVANGTIYNQMQGPNEFVITGNLKGWDRWSDLPRITTPTLVMGARYDEMNPKSIEREANLIPHAQLFMSENGSHLAMWDDQKNYFHALLAFLHGL; this is encoded by the coding sequence ATGAATATCACCCGTCGCAACATCCTTGCGTCATCTGCTGTTGCAAGCGCCGCCTTGCTCGGCCGAGTGCCTGCGCTAGCCAACTCCAGTCCCGCAATCTCATCCGATGTCGGCGTGCAATGGGTCACGCTGTCCAATGGGCACCGCGTCTGGACGCAAAAGCTCGGAAAGGGCCCAAAGAAGGTCCTGCTGCTGCACGGAGGGCCGGGCTTCAGCCATGATTACATGGATTGCTTTTCCGATTTCCTGCCGCAGGCGGGTTATGAGATGTATTTCTACGACCAGCTCGGCTGTGGCAAGTCAGACCGTCCCGAGGACACCAGCCTTTGGACCCTGCCTCGATATCTCGAAGAGGTCGAGGAGGTACGGCAAGCCCTTGGGCTCGACCGCTTCATCCTTGTGGGCCACAGTTGGGGCGGTATCCTGGGCATCGAGTATGCCTTGAAATACGGCGCCCACCTCGAAGGTTTCGTCCTGTCGAGTATGACCGCTAGTTTCGCAGATTTTGCCGCATACACCGAAACCCTGAAGGGCACGCTGCCCCCAGCGATCCGGGATCAGCTCGCTACGCTTGAGAAAGCAGGCAAAGCCGACAGTGACGAGTACGGCAGCATTCTCCAGAGGGAGCTCTACACGCGCTATATCTGTCGCCTTTCGCCCTGGCCGTCGGGACTGCAACACAGCTTTGATGTGGCAAACGGGACGATCTACAACCAGATGCAGGGCCCCAATGAGTTTGTGATCACAGGTAACCTAAAGGGATGGGACCGCTGGTCCGACCTGCCGCGTATCACTACGCCTACTCTCGTCATGGGCGCCCGCTATGATGAAATGAACCCAAAAAGCATTGAACGAGAGGCCAATCTTATTCCTCACGCTCAACTGTTCATGAGCGAAAATGGCAGCCATTTGGCAATGTGGGACGACCAGAAAAACTATTTTCACGCACTCCTCGCCTTTCTTCATGGCTTATAA
- a CDS encoding cation:proton antiporter codes for MSTDDILLRTFAYLLAAVVAAPLAKRLGLGAVLGYILAGAIIGPGILSLTGDISEVHHVAEFGVVILLFVIGLEVRPATLWRMKSIIFGLGVAQMASVSLVVTLVGLAIGLDFASAWTTSLILAMSSTALVMATLEEKGQQAGPVGRACFGVLLFQDLSIIPLFLIVPMLAIQGHAAASHDQTGWHSAPMMLGALIAVIAGARFAVRPLFKFIAATRSREIFTAAALLLIVGVAALMTMVGLSPALGAFVAGVVVGESEFRREIESDIEPFRGLLLGLFFITVGAGLDLSLLRSEAIAVVAIALSFMAAKAATMYVVSTAFRFPRIEALMLAVLLCQGGEFAFVFVSFAGQLSILPEHLARLLPAAVAVSMLLSPLALILLDHAIRHLTRESPPTPDPDAQFEQGADVIVAGFGRFGQIAGRLLQANGHRLSIMDTSLRQIDVLRRFNQRVNFGDATRLDLLRAAGAEEARLLIVAIDDREQAIKLVETARHSFPHLGILARAWDRRHAYNLIEAGADHIEIETYESSLLLGREALVRLGHRAHRAHRSASLFRMHDKALFRRNRPGKPDEPGFIQATLSAVEALAALLEGDRERERQHSGHDREWSASELYRELAEAADHSARP; via the coding sequence ATGAGCACCGATGACATCCTGCTCAGGACTTTCGCCTACCTCCTCGCCGCCGTCGTTGCCGCCCCCCTCGCCAAGAGGTTGGGGCTTGGCGCCGTACTCGGGTACATCCTGGCAGGCGCAATCATAGGCCCAGGAATCCTCTCCTTGACCGGGGATATCAGCGAAGTTCACCACGTCGCCGAATTCGGGGTGGTCATCCTGCTCTTTGTGATTGGGCTGGAGGTAAGGCCCGCAACGCTATGGCGGATGAAGTCCATCATCTTCGGCCTCGGTGTTGCCCAGATGGCCAGCGTCTCATTGGTGGTCACGCTCGTCGGGCTCGCCATTGGACTTGATTTTGCTTCAGCCTGGACAACCTCGTTGATCCTGGCGATGAGTTCGACGGCGCTTGTGATGGCCACGCTGGAGGAAAAGGGCCAGCAAGCTGGACCGGTTGGCCGAGCATGCTTCGGAGTCTTGCTGTTCCAGGATCTCTCGATCATTCCCCTTTTCCTGATCGTCCCCATGCTGGCCATCCAGGGGCACGCTGCTGCAAGCCACGACCAGACAGGATGGCATAGTGCGCCCATGATGCTGGGCGCCTTGATTGCGGTGATCGCAGGCGCCCGCTTCGCCGTGCGCCCCCTGTTCAAATTTATTGCCGCGACCAGATCACGAGAGATATTCACGGCCGCCGCCCTCCTCCTGATTGTAGGGGTGGCTGCTTTGATGACGATGGTTGGCCTATCCCCGGCACTGGGAGCCTTTGTGGCGGGCGTCGTCGTGGGCGAATCTGAATTCCGGCGGGAAATCGAGAGCGATATCGAACCCTTCCGTGGCCTGCTGCTCGGCCTCTTTTTCATCACGGTTGGGGCCGGCCTGGACCTGTCATTGCTGCGTTCCGAAGCGATCGCCGTGGTAGCGATCGCACTGAGCTTCATGGCCGCAAAAGCCGCCACGATGTACGTCGTATCGACCGCTTTCCGCTTCCCGCGGATAGAGGCCCTGATGCTGGCGGTGCTGCTCTGTCAGGGTGGAGAGTTCGCCTTCGTCTTCGTCAGCTTTGCCGGGCAATTATCCATCCTCCCTGAACATCTGGCTCGCCTGCTTCCTGCCGCCGTTGCCGTTTCGATGCTCCTCTCGCCACTCGCCCTGATCCTGCTCGATCACGCAATCCGCCACCTGACGCGCGAGAGCCCCCCCACTCCCGATCCTGATGCACAATTCGAGCAAGGCGCGGATGTCATCGTCGCGGGGTTTGGCCGGTTTGGACAGATCGCGGGGCGCCTGCTCCAGGCCAACGGTCATCGCTTGTCGATTATGGATACCAGCCTAAGGCAGATCGATGTCCTTCGCCGCTTTAACCAGCGGGTCAATTTCGGAGACGCGACCAGGCTTGATCTTCTTCGTGCGGCCGGAGCGGAAGAGGCAAGGCTGCTGATCGTCGCGATCGACGATCGGGAACAGGCCATCAAGCTGGTCGAGACGGCACGCCACTCGTTCCCTCATCTCGGTATCCTCGCCCGCGCATGGGACCGGCGGCACGCCTATAACCTCATCGAAGCGGGCGCCGATCATATCGAGATCGAGACCTACGAATCCAGCCTGCTGCTCGGCCGTGAGGCACTCGTCAGGCTTGGACATCGTGCGCACAGGGCTCACCGCTCCGCCAGCCTCTTCCGCATGCATGACAAGGCGCTCTTCCGCCGCAACCGGCCGGGCAAGCCGGATGAGCCCGGATTTATCCAGGCAACCCTTTCGGCAGTTGAAGCCCTCGCCGCCCTTCTGGAGGGGGACCGAGAACGCGAGCGCCAACATAGCGGCCATGACAGAGAATGGAGCGCAAGCGAGCTGTATCGGGAACTCGCCGAAGCAGCTGATCATTCCGCCAGACCTTGA
- a CDS encoding NAD(P)H-dependent oxidoreductase, protein MTASDVNKVSNTLPLGRNCLLVVAHPRLDRSAVNAPLVETAQASGLIEIHDLYETYPDYQIDIASEQARLLSHEVIGLQFPLFWYSIPALLKEWFDLVWLHGFAYGGTSPKLSGKRLFCAVSTGGDSASYAPGGHNGYSVEEFLRPLERTAALCRMEWLPPHILHDAPQLRGPRLAEAREGYRTYLNSALERHHA, encoded by the coding sequence TTGACCGCCAGCGATGTCAATAAGGTCTCGAACACTCTCCCGCTTGGCCGCAACTGCCTGCTGGTCGTGGCGCATCCTCGCCTTGACCGCAGTGCCGTCAACGCCCCCCTGGTGGAAACGGCCCAAGCGTCTGGCCTCATAGAGATCCATGACCTCTATGAGACATACCCTGACTACCAGATCGATATCGCCTCCGAACAGGCACGACTCTTAAGCCACGAGGTGATTGGGCTCCAATTCCCCCTGTTTTGGTACTCCATCCCGGCCCTCCTGAAAGAATGGTTTGACCTCGTCTGGCTTCACGGCTTTGCCTATGGTGGCACCTCGCCCAAGCTGTCCGGGAAAAGGCTCTTTTGCGCCGTTTCCACAGGGGGCGATTCAGCCAGCTATGCGCCAGGCGGCCATAATGGCTACTCCGTGGAAGAATTCCTCCGCCCCCTCGAGCGAACAGCAGCTCTGTGTCGCATGGAATGGCTACCGCCCCACATCCTCCACGATGCTCCGCAATTACGGGGGCCTCGTCTGGCCGAAGCACGCGAAGGATATCGAACCTACCTCAATTCCGCGCTGGAGCGGCATCACGCATGA
- a CDS encoding alginate export family protein, with amino-acid sequence MGLATWATPALAGDGEGFDLSGTVRLRYEAITNQPRVGYNQDDDLVNLRTTIFAKYQSGPFAVGGELWDSRVYGGNKGSPITTGEVNTLEMVQAFVGAKAAIGATKLAVQAGRFTLNLGSRRLVGADEYRNTTNGYTGLRADLSSQSGITATAIYVLPQQRRPDDLAALRSNAVGFDHEGFDLVLWGGLIAKAKAIGPVTVEASFYHLGERDTPGRPTRDRSLDTYGGRLIRDPAIGKLDGEVEAFYQSGTVSASTAPGAATLPVSAWFVHAAGGYTFPSRWKARVSVQYDRASGDGSPGTYRRFDTLYGMRRADLAPAGLYNAVGRANISTPGLRIEIAPPKRWDAFVTYHAMWLASHTDSFSTTGVRDASGRSGAFAGHQFDGRFRWWVRPAKLRFEIDGVLLAKGRFLESAPNATAKGTTAYGALNLTASL; translated from the coding sequence ATGGGATTGGCCACATGGGCTACGCCGGCTTTGGCTGGCGACGGCGAAGGTTTCGACCTGTCGGGCACTGTGCGCTTGCGGTACGAAGCGATCACCAATCAGCCTCGCGTCGGATACAATCAGGACGATGACCTGGTGAACCTGCGCACCACCATTTTTGCCAAATATCAGTCCGGCCCCTTTGCCGTTGGCGGAGAACTATGGGACAGCCGGGTGTATGGCGGAAACAAGGGCTCCCCCATCACCACGGGCGAGGTCAATACGCTGGAGATGGTCCAGGCCTTCGTGGGCGCGAAAGCTGCCATTGGAGCCACCAAGCTCGCAGTTCAGGCCGGCCGCTTTACCCTCAATCTGGGCTCACGCCGGCTCGTGGGAGCCGACGAATACCGTAACACCACCAATGGCTACACCGGCCTGCGGGCCGATCTTTCCAGCCAGAGCGGCATCACCGCGACGGCCATCTATGTTTTGCCTCAGCAGCGTCGCCCCGACGATCTGGCAGCCTTGCGCAGCAACGCCGTCGGATTCGATCACGAAGGCTTCGACCTCGTGTTGTGGGGCGGACTGATCGCCAAGGCGAAGGCCATCGGGCCCGTAACCGTGGAGGCCAGCTTCTATCACCTGGGCGAGCGGGACACACCGGGCCGCCCGACGCGGGACCGCTCGCTCGACACCTACGGCGGCCGCCTCATTCGTGACCCGGCCATCGGCAAATTAGACGGCGAGGTCGAGGCTTTCTACCAGTCGGGAACCGTGAGCGCTTCCACGGCACCCGGGGCAGCAACCCTGCCGGTGTCAGCGTGGTTTGTGCATGCAGCCGGCGGTTATACATTTCCCAGTCGTTGGAAGGCACGGGTGTCAGTTCAATATGATCGAGCCAGCGGCGACGGATCGCCCGGGACCTATCGCCGGTTCGATACGCTTTACGGCATGCGCCGCGCTGATCTTGCCCCCGCCGGCCTTTATAATGCCGTTGGCCGCGCGAACATCTCCACGCCAGGGCTGCGGATCGAGATCGCGCCCCCAAAGCGATGGGACGCCTTCGTGACATACCACGCGATGTGGCTGGCATCGCACACCGACAGCTTTTCAACGACTGGTGTTCGCGATGCGAGCGGTCGATCAGGGGCCTTTGCCGGTCACCAGTTCGATGGACGCTTTCGCTGGTGGGTGCGCCCGGCAAAGCTTCGTTTTGAGATAGATGGGGTGCTGCTTGCAAAAGGGCGCTTTCTGGAGTCCGCCCCCAATGCCACGGCGAAGGGTACTACGGCTTATGGCGCGCTGAATCTCACGGCGTCGCTATAG
- a CDS encoding PAS domain-containing sensor histidine kinase, translating into MPDDICPLEAMLDVASEAMIIRDADGRIIAWNEAATRLYGYQRSHALGACVDSLLQTHPPQQFPQRAAPAVWNACVERRTSDAEAVLVEARLSAVYGSDGRLAHILEASRKAEGDGSEARVREQFRAMFREMPIALCSVNSDQIGPYYASLGINDRVDFEKILIENPEIVQRVAELNFFEEVNPKCVEILGAKNASELIGRPVAFAFEKRPDSYRKIMVAGLLSEKVEQETQLVGLDGVTRDVLLTCIRYQDGRRRSTLAGIIDIGPRLKAEAERHRISDQYARASRTSFLGDAFDMFAHEMSQPISAIATGGQSGLRWLAKTPPDIASARACLELSVNQAMRAGDIINRVRQFGDTGEAIFATASVPHMVHEAVRIVESRAKSQRIVLELRDSTSPHEVRVDQFRIEQAIANILLNAIEAIAASGGTDRRIQIEMMDAEGSVVCMIADSGKGFEPGQIDDIFKRSIARSSQQQTFGLPNCKAIFEFHDGHILASNDSALGGANLQFALPATFLDAGPLSCAL; encoded by the coding sequence GTGCCCGATGACATCTGCCCGTTGGAGGCGATGCTCGACGTCGCATCCGAAGCTATGATAATTCGAGACGCAGACGGCCGGATCATTGCATGGAATGAAGCCGCGACCAGGCTTTATGGCTACCAGCGGTCTCATGCTCTTGGTGCCTGCGTCGACAGCCTTCTGCAGACCCATCCGCCACAGCAATTTCCGCAGCGAGCGGCACCAGCTGTGTGGAATGCCTGTGTCGAGCGGCGTACCTCTGATGCGGAGGCTGTGCTGGTCGAAGCGCGCCTCAGTGCAGTCTATGGCAGCGACGGTCGACTGGCCCACATACTAGAGGCTTCACGCAAGGCGGAAGGTGATGGGTCGGAAGCGCGGGTCCGTGAGCAGTTCCGGGCAATGTTTCGTGAGATGCCTATCGCGCTGTGCAGTGTGAACAGCGATCAGATTGGGCCCTACTATGCTTCGCTCGGCATCAACGACCGCGTTGATTTTGAGAAGATCCTTATTGAGAATCCCGAGATTGTTCAGCGCGTTGCGGAACTGAATTTTTTTGAGGAAGTCAATCCCAAGTGCGTTGAGATACTCGGTGCCAAGAACGCGAGTGAATTGATCGGCCGCCCAGTAGCTTTCGCGTTTGAGAAACGACCAGACAGCTATCGTAAAATTATGGTCGCGGGTCTGCTGAGCGAGAAGGTGGAACAGGAAACTCAGTTGGTTGGGCTCGATGGCGTGACCCGAGATGTGCTTTTGACCTGTATCCGCTATCAGGATGGCCGCCGCCGGAGCACATTGGCCGGCATCATTGACATCGGTCCGCGCCTCAAGGCCGAGGCCGAGCGTCATCGGATAAGCGATCAGTATGCGCGCGCGTCGCGGACTTCCTTTTTGGGGGACGCGTTTGACATGTTTGCCCATGAAATGAGCCAGCCCATATCGGCAATTGCCACTGGCGGCCAGTCCGGCCTGCGCTGGTTGGCGAAAACACCCCCTGATATTGCTTCAGCCCGTGCTTGCCTTGAATTAAGCGTTAATCAGGCGATGCGGGCTGGAGACATCATCAACCGGGTGAGGCAGTTCGGGGATACAGGCGAGGCTATCTTCGCCACGGCGAGCGTGCCCCATATGGTCCATGAAGCGGTCCGAATCGTCGAGAGCCGGGCCAAGTCCCAAAGGATCGTCCTCGAACTGAGGGATTCGACCAGTCCGCATGAGGTGCGCGTCGACCAATTCCGCATCGAGCAAGCCATTGCGAATATCCTCTTGAACGCCATTGAAGCGATTGCGGCGTCAGGAGGTACGGATCGGCGGATCCAGATCGAAATGATGGATGCCGAAGGTAGCGTCGTTTGCATGATTGCCGATAGTGGCAAGGGTTTTGAACCTGGCCAAATCGATGATATTTTCAAGCGTAGCATCGCGAGAAGCTCGCAGCAGCAAACGTTCGGCCTGCCGAACTGCAAGGCAATTTTTGAATTTCACGATGGTCACATTTTGGCCTCTAACGACTCCGCCCTTGGCGGTGCAAACCTGCAATTCGCACTGCCAGCAACATTTCTGGACGCAGGCCCGCTCTCCTGCGCACTCTGA
- a CDS encoding alkaline phosphatase family protein, producing the protein MTKIGLLGLMTATMMATAGNADARSAPHPAAKSPHNVILFVVDGLRGKIVDQDTAPELDRLRNEGVFFPNSHSVFPTFTTANASALATGHQLGDTGDFSNTIYTAKRIATANGSVTPFLESDPVLGEMDQTFGGNYLNEITVLEAARRAGYGTAAIGKLGPVLIQDHRARDGLSSIIVDDTTGHEGAIPLSPHVQSALRAAGLPTATPSRGANGQSGTATTPGTLSPNTVQQDFFVDVATRVALPMLKARHAPFAMVFWSRDPDGTQHNQGDSLNTITPGINGASTMAAIRNADGDLAKLRTALKQLGLADTTDIIVTSDHGFSTISRQSASSPAARGSYADVPKDMLPPGFLAMDLASALGMVMFDPETNDTPVPAGTHPSKGNALLGATAEHPELVVAANGGSDLIYVPGNDRALAARVVEALLAQDYVSGIFVDDRLGAIAGTLPLSAINLTGSAVTPVPSIVVNFRTFTSGCAIPTNCMVEVGDTTLQQGQGMHGSFGRGDTLNFTAAIGPDFRRGFVDQAPVSNADVGRTLLHLLHLSPAPSGKHMGRVILEAMPGQPMPKSTQGVLSSEAAAGGLKTTLRYQTVGSVRYLDAAGFEGRTLGLSAPAGQ; encoded by the coding sequence ATGACAAAGATTGGCCTGTTGGGCCTTATGACAGCCACCATGATGGCCACAGCGGGCAACGCGGATGCACGATCTGCGCCGCATCCTGCGGCCAAGAGCCCCCATAACGTCATCCTTTTCGTGGTGGACGGTCTGCGCGGCAAGATTGTCGACCAGGATACGGCTCCTGAGCTCGATAGGCTGCGCAATGAAGGCGTGTTCTTTCCGAACAGCCATTCGGTGTTTCCTACCTTCACCACGGCCAACGCTTCTGCCCTGGCGACCGGGCATCAACTCGGTGATACCGGCGATTTCAGCAACACGATCTATACGGCAAAGCGGATTGCCACGGCCAACGGAAGCGTGACCCCGTTTCTGGAGAGCGACCCCGTTCTGGGGGAAATGGACCAGACCTTTGGCGGCAATTACCTGAACGAAATCACGGTTCTTGAAGCGGCGCGTCGAGCAGGCTATGGCACTGCCGCCATCGGCAAGCTTGGGCCTGTTCTGATCCAGGATCATAGGGCGCGTGATGGTCTCTCGTCGATCATTGTTGATGACACCACCGGTCACGAGGGGGCCATTCCCCTATCGCCGCACGTCCAATCAGCTCTGCGTGCGGCAGGCCTGCCGACGGCGACCCCGAGCCGGGGCGCCAACGGACAATCGGGCACGGCCACCACGCCTGGCACCTTGTCGCCCAACACGGTCCAGCAGGACTTTTTCGTCGATGTTGCGACGCGCGTGGCTCTGCCCATGCTCAAGGCACGCCATGCCCCCTTCGCGATGGTCTTCTGGTCGCGTGATCCCGACGGGACCCAGCATAATCAGGGCGACAGCCTCAACACCATAACCCCCGGCATCAACGGCGCCTCGACCATGGCGGCAATTCGTAATGCCGATGGCGATCTGGCCAAGCTGCGAACGGCTTTGAAACAGCTCGGGCTGGCCGACACCACCGACATCATCGTCACCTCCGATCATGGTTTCTCGACGATCTCGCGGCAAAGCGCGAGCAGCCCGGCGGCCCGTGGCAGCTATGCCGATGTGCCCAAGGATATGCTCCCGCCCGGTTTCTTAGCGATGGATCTTGCATCCGCGCTTGGCATGGTCATGTTTGACCCCGAGACAAACGACACTCCGGTGCCTGCTGGCACGCATCCGAGCAAGGGCAACGCATTGTTGGGCGCCACAGCCGAGCATCCCGAGCTTGTCGTGGCGGCAAATGGAGGGTCGGACCTCATCTATGTGCCTGGCAACGATCGGGCGTTGGCCGCACGCGTTGTGGAAGCTCTGCTCGCGCAGGATTACGTTAGCGGCATTTTCGTCGATGACCGGCTCGGAGCGATCGCCGGCACCTTGCCCCTTTCGGCAATCAATCTGACCGGCAGCGCAGTCACACCGGTGCCATCGATCGTGGTCAACTTCCGCACGTTCACCAGTGGTTGTGCCATTCCCACCAACTGCATGGTCGAGGTCGGCGATACGACACTGCAGCAGGGCCAAGGCATGCATGGCAGTTTCGGGCGCGGAGACACGCTGAACTTCACCGCAGCGATCGGGCCCGACTTCCGGCGCGGGTTTGTGGATCAGGCGCCTGTGAGCAATGCGGACGTCGGCAGGACACTCCTCCACTTGCTGCATCTTTCGCCAGCACCCTCGGGCAAGCATATGGGACGGGTCATTCTCGAGGCAATGCCGGGCCAGCCCATGCCAAAATCCACTCAGGGGGTGCTTTCGTCCGAAGCGGCGGCGGGTGGCCTGAAGACCACCCTGCGGTATCAAACGGTTGGTTCTGTGCGCTATCTCGACGCTGCCGGGTTTGAGGGGCGCACGCTGGGCCTCTCCGCACCAGCGGGTCAGTAA
- a CDS encoding IS110 family transposase has product MEISTIGLDLAKNVFQVHGVNKEGTVVLRKTLRRAQMLPFFAKLSPCLVGTEACGTSHHWARELQKLGHEVRLMPPCYVKPYVKRGKNDAADAEAICEAVTRPTMRFVAVKSREQQATLSLHRVRRLLTGQRTQLVNMMRSQLAEFGISIPVGLGRALQMAQQIVDDGEATIDLPAHAAQVIGMLCEVVLKLHAQLHELDLQLEALRRSDDMARRLATIPGIDPICATALAASVADPCQFSSGRQFAAWLGLTPRQKSSGGKERLGRITKMGDKYLRQLLVIGATSLIRRAKYSPETVQPFLVGMLARKSARVASVAMANKMARIAWAVMVRGEVYRSNHAPALAA; this is encoded by the coding sequence ATGGAAATTAGCACGATCGGCCTCGATCTGGCCAAAAATGTTTTCCAGGTTCACGGTGTCAACAAGGAGGGCACGGTCGTCTTGCGTAAGACACTGCGTCGAGCGCAAATGTTGCCTTTCTTTGCCAAGCTATCGCCATGTCTTGTTGGCACCGAGGCTTGCGGCACATCGCATCATTGGGCTCGGGAGCTGCAAAAGCTTGGCCATGAAGTGCGGCTGATGCCCCCTTGCTACGTCAAACCGTACGTGAAGCGCGGCAAGAACGATGCCGCCGATGCCGAAGCCATCTGCGAGGCGGTAACACGTCCAACGATGCGGTTCGTGGCAGTCAAATCGCGTGAACAGCAAGCGACACTGTCCCTTCACCGGGTGCGTCGACTGTTGACCGGTCAGCGTACGCAGTTGGTCAATATGATGCGCAGCCAGTTGGCGGAATTTGGCATATCCATTCCCGTCGGCCTTGGTCGGGCGCTACAAATGGCGCAACAGATCGTCGACGACGGCGAGGCGACGATTGACCTGCCGGCCCACGCAGCACAGGTGATCGGCATGCTGTGCGAAGTGGTGCTCAAGCTTCACGCACAGCTTCACGAACTTGATCTTCAGCTAGAGGCCCTCAGGCGTAGCGATGATATGGCGCGCCGCCTGGCCACGATCCCGGGTATCGATCCCATCTGTGCGACCGCGTTAGCAGCTTCGGTCGCGGATCCTTGTCAGTTCAGCTCTGGGCGGCAGTTTGCCGCTTGGCTTGGCCTGACCCCGCGTCAGAAATCGAGCGGTGGCAAAGAGCGCCTGGGCCGGATCACCAAAATGGGCGATAAATATCTGCGGCAGTTGCTCGTCATCGGGGCGACCTCCTTGATCCGTCGCGCGAAGTACAGTCCAGAAACGGTTCAACCATTCCTGGTGGGGATGCTGGCCAGAAAATCAGCCCGAGTGGCCAGCGTCGCCATGGCCAACAAGATGGCGCGGATCGCCTGGGCCGTCATGGTACGCGGCGAAGTCTATCGATCAAATCATGCGCCAGCATTGGCCGCATGA
- a CDS encoding heme-binding protein codes for MPLTFKTATLQDAQAILSAAISTAEAVGVKAAIVILDATGDILLAARMDGAWAGAFDLALAKANVSRGFAAPSGYFAPLVQPGAPLYGVGSVQSGKYLPLPGGMPVTSPDGLLGAIGVSGGTPDQDTAIAQAGAATLAAG; via the coding sequence ATGCCATTGACCTTCAAGACTGCCACCCTTCAGGATGCTCAAGCCATTCTCAGCGCGGCCATTTCTACTGCCGAGGCCGTGGGTGTTAAGGCGGCCATTGTCATCCTGGATGCCACCGGCGACATCCTGCTTGCTGCCCGTATGGATGGGGCCTGGGCGGGGGCCTTTGATCTCGCGCTGGCCAAGGCGAATGTCTCACGAGGTTTCGCGGCACCGAGCGGGTACTTTGCGCCATTGGTACAACCCGGAGCCCCTCTTTACGGCGTTGGTTCTGTCCAGTCCGGCAAATATCTCCCGCTTCCCGGCGGAATGCCTGTCACGTCCCCCGACGGCCTTTTGGGCGCCATTGGCGTGAGCGGCGGCACCCCTGACCAGGACACGGCAATCGCACAGGCAGGCGCTGCCACCCTCGCAGCCGGATGA